A region of the Arachis hypogaea cultivar Tifrunner chromosome 15, arahy.Tifrunner.gnm2.J5K5, whole genome shotgun sequence genome:
AAACCTCATTCACCCAATAAGAATTGAGGACCCTAAGGCCACCCAACTTCCTTCCAGCTCGCTCCTCAGCAACAGACCTCTTGCTCCTCTGGAATTTCAGTTGGGTAACACCCTGGTTTGTTGGCTTACCATAAACAATACCTTTGGGAACTGGTCTCTTGCGGCCACCCCTCCTTACACGAACACGGTAAACAACATAGCcctacattttaaaaaaattaacagacCACAACAAACACGGGAAGGCACAGCAACAATACAGGGACAGACACAATACATTTTACACAAAGCCAGTTGAATGTTATGGCAATTTAATCATAGCATCGAATAATAGCATAACATCAATGTAAAGGTAAACATAAGAACACAAAATGAATCCAGTGAAAAGAATGTGTTGAATTAAGAGAGACATAATTGAACCAACAGGACAATTTGCAATTCAATTTGACGGAGTCACTGTAATTTAATATCACTGGTGTCAGGAAGTACTCAAaaattgtatatataaaaaactCTTTAAAGAGAATAAACATTTGCATTGTGACGGTGCATATCAGCACCATTACAACTATGTTCATATAAATCCACTCAATAATCCATTCTAATTTAGAATTTAGCAATAATGTCTCAAAAAGCAGCTCACAAATGTTTACCATGGGGTACACATAGATGTCTCACAAAGCAAGGTGAATAAACCAACAAGGCATATCAATCAATTCATTGATAAGTCTGTTACCTGCTTAGCCTTATAACCTAGGCGACGGGCCTTGTCAGGGCGTGTAGGTCTTGTCACACGAACAATGGAAGGTTGCTGACGATATTCCCAGCACCTTACACGCTGAAGGAACCTCATGACATCTGACTGCTTCTTGCGCCATAGCTCAGAGACATACTTGTAGGCACCTATTGACAATAATAACAGTAATTTAATGTTACACATTTAAACAATATACCAAATCATATCAAAGAATGGAAATATAAAACAATGTCTAAAATAGATCAAATGATGCATGCTTAATTAACCATTCCATTATATTTGAGATTTTGAGATTATGTGCTACCTATAAGCTGCAGAATCCTGTATATGACAATAATTTGGTGATTCCCTAAGGTTAGATAAAAGACGAGTACTGAAATCCAGTATGAAATACTTTGGCATGTTATTTAACAATATCCTCAACCTCATTCTAAAATCAACTTCGGCTGTTTACTTTTAGTTAGAtccgaaaattaaatttaaaaaaattacaaagtagAAGTTACTAGGTTCTCAAATCCAACAAAACTAGCAACGCAAGAAAGATATCCTACGAAGTAATCATTTCAACCATCAAATCATAAATATGTTGCAAAGGAAGAATAAAACAGAAGCCAATATCAtttcataacaaaaaatataaaatgaacttAACGCAGACAGAAAAACCATAACCGTGGACTGAACAAgcatcaaaataaaaaacaaaaccaaATAGTTCATCGTAGCAGGGAGAGAATGCTTTGATTTGCTTTCGAAGCTACGTGTTAAACTACAACGAAACAATAAAGCTACGTTAACTAACATAACATCCATTCAAGCTCATATTTTCGCGGAAACACAAAAACATACAATGAAAACAAAATCTACGAGAAAGAGAGTGAGAAGACAGAACAATTTCGCATTGAAACACGATGGCAAATATAAAATGGAACAAAATGGCGAAACAAAACGAGATCTGAAAGGGAATAGCAATGGAGATAAGAGTGTGTGGAAAGTGTACCCATCGCGCAGTCTCCTTCGTTGGAAGGGTTCAAGCTCAGCTACTCCAACTCGGAACTAGGGTTTCTGCACTACTCCAAACTTTTATAGACGCGCCTCTCCCCCTAAAGCCCATGAAATTTGGATCATCTCCTTAAATGGGCCAAACTATGTTGACCCAATCGAGCCTTGTTCTTTGTTTGTGAGGCCCAATTGTATTGTCCTTAGTTTATTTCTTACTCGCGCAAATGTAACGAGATTTTACTTCCAAAATGGGTCTTTCGGTCCAAGAAAATGAGTAATTTAGGGTGTGTTCAGgtgagttttttaaaaaaaaaaaatttagttattttgtttttaaaaatcttataaaaaaataaaagtaattttatgtttggtatgtcatgcaaaaagatttttttatttattaattatatttagatataataatataaaaatattttttatttatttattacataaaaacatctttattttaagaaaaaaatatctttaaaaaaaatgtaaattacagcttctcaaaaaaaagttttttttttatttttttagtgtttttgctTTTACTACTATAAATTtgtcaaacacgctaaaaaataaaaaaattattttttcattaaaaaaagatctttttttatcaaaataataacacCTAAACAAACACTTATtactctttttcattttctttattttagaaTTTCACTAGTGAATGAACACATGCtatacacaaaaataaaaaaagccacCTTAATAATAAGATGGTTTATGATAACTTGCCATATAAACAACATGAAAGAACTTATGCTTcattataataatatttgattGCTTCTCTTTAAACCATATTTATATTCATGTACTTACTTAATTAACCTTAGCAGTGAAGTTTGTGTCTGAAAATTGTATTTTAGAAAAATACATGTCTTACAAAATAAGTAATTAACCTTGCCCTTTTGAACAAAAGCAACTTTTGCCATGTGAGGAAAGATTCAATAAAATTTTGAACATGTAAGAACTTGGTTACAATATACATAAATCAACATATCATCATCCTCGTGAAAGCAGGGACGAGAAAGGCCCTCCATCAGGAAACGTCCGCGTCTGATATCTTTGCAGAACTCGTCGGTTGGAGGTGCGGCGGGAGATGCTCCGGTCCTTGAGATCCAGCCGTAATTCAGCTATAAAAGGGAGTAGCGTCGCCACTGGTTCCTGTGAATGGAGTCTGAGAGTTTGGTGTTGCATCAACGTCTGAAAAAGAGGGGTGCAAAGAGATACGAAGAGCACTATGCCACCGCTGATCTCGTCGATCGTGGCTCGGAACATAAAGCAGAAGGCAGTGGTGCATGGAGGTTTTGTTCCATTCCAGGAGACAAGTTTTTTTATTAAAGTTGGTTGTGCAAATTAATTTTACCTTtatcttgatattttcttttcaattttatttaatgaATAGTTTAAATATCTTAGTTTAGAATATTAGAAGTGGTTCTAACAAGTTAATTCTAGTGAATTGTAAGaagtttgttaaaaaatttagacctattttttttattgtgattGAAATTCATTCTCCCTTTCAACATTTAAAACTGTTCTGGAAAAGACTCAATAACTATCTTCTAAGTATAGAAGAGGCAATCGGACATAAGGGTGATATCTGATTCCTTTATTCAATGCAAGACACTTGCTACAAATTGGTTGATGCTTGCAATCAAAGTGTCACAATCAAATTTCAGCTTGAAAATATAGTTTGGAGATGTAGTGGTATTTATAGTAATCCTCAGCATAATACTAAAAGTCTTCTTTGGGATTACCTAGTCTTCGTCTTTTCAAAGACTTTGGATTGTCCTCGGCGATTTTAATGAAGTTCTTTTCTCTCGTAAAGTTAAGAATTGTCATTTTTTTAGGATTATCTGATATCTCAGTCTCACCTTTACCATTTGTTACCATAGTGTTTTTCGCTAATAGAAACAGGAGAAATTGACGTATGGttacttttgtcaaattttaaaatcttttaagtattattttaaagttaacattgtttaggatttttttttcaatgtctAAATCTTTCAAATACTAATTTAGTAGTTATCTCTAATAATAATCATACACataattaatctaattaattaattaaaacaaaaaaatgaataattgtaCAAATTTATTCTGTCGATTAGATCTCATCACTCTCTTTTTGTTATTGCGACGGTGCTCTCTAGTTTAATCTCGCTGCATGTATTCTTTGTGGTCGTCGCTCAATTTTTTCTTCCGATCTTCTTCCACCCCTTCCTCTTCCATGTTCACCACCACGAACTCACCACTACCACTGAGTCTATGACCTCAACGATAACCTCTCCCACAATTATAGCGGTCGCCACCTCATCGATCACCACGGTATCTGTATTGGGATTAAAATAAATGATGGGAATGATGGAGTTATATAAAGATGAATGAATAACGTGAAAAAATGATCCtggtaaatttataattttaaaaattatgagcTGAGAgacaaaatttgaaaaacagataaAAAATAGAGTAGATAATTAgataaaatgagaaaataaatagaaaaaaattgtgaTATCTGAAATATGTTGGGAAGAGCAAGCAAAAGAGGTGAAAATAAGAGGGTAAACACTATGATAATAATTAGGGAAGTTCTATGGTGGTATGGGAAGTGGTGGCTAAGAGTGAGACTAGCCTATAGGAAGAGGATATGTCGTGATTCAATGAGTTGAAGACGAATTTAGGATGCTCCAACTCTCTGGAGGTCTACCGTGTTCCATATGCTCCAGCGCTGCCAAGTGTTAAGTTTGTAATATGTGAAAAATTTACCACTGTGCTGGAATGCATCTTATTATTATTAAGGATAGAGAGTAATAGTGTACAAGAGTTGTGTGTAAAACTGCATTGTTGTCTTTCTTTGTATTGCTGTCTTTCTCAATTAGTGACTAGTGTCCTTCTTGATAAGTATTGAGCTTTAATAGTCACTagccatgtatatatatatatatatatatatagcaaactTGGCTTAGCAAGTGcgtaattccaaaaaaaaaaatgaaatgaaacttGATTACACTCTCATTACAAGTCTTTTCTTTCCAAACCTATCACTGCTCTTTTTCAGAGAGCTGAGCTTActatgttctttttttttctctttctctgaaTCTTTTATGGTATCAAGAGCCTATTGCTTAGTTTCAGCTCTACAATGGAAATCATCCTTTCTGATTCAACAAAGAAGACCTTCTCCCCAATTGctgaaaaactaaatgaaaataacTATTCTACATGGAGGTACCTTGCAATTCTCACTATTGAGAGTCTTGGTCTTGAAAGTCATCTCGATCCCTCCAAGATCCCTGAGCAGTTTACAACTGATGCTACCAAGAAAACAAGAACAGAATCTGAAGAATACAAAACCTAGCGCCAGAGAGATAGAACCCTCACAACGTGGCTCGTTGCTTCCATGACTAATTGCTTCAAGAACAAAGTGATTCACCTCTCAAGATTTTCTGAAGTATGGGCAAAGATTGATGATTACTTTCAGGCAGCCTCTTCTGCTCGTGTTCAAAGTCTCAAGAGTCAATTGAGATTGTGCAAGAAAACAGGTTCCGCTGCTGATTACTTGTCCAAAATTAGAAGAATTGTTGATGCTCTATTTGCTGTGGGATATGAAGTGCCAGAAGATGATCATCTTCAGGCTATTATTGAGGGTCTTTCTGAAGAATATACAGTGTATATTTCTTCCGTAACAGCAAAGAGAGGATCTTTTAGGATTGTAGAGGCTGAAGCATTTTTGCTTTCCCATGAAGAAATGCTTGAACGCTTCAAGAAACCAACCTCTGGTATGCCTATAGCCCATTATGTGCAGAACCCTTCTCCAAATTTCGATCCCAACAGAGGTAATCCTTTTAGAAGAGGACGTGGAGGCAGAAATAATAGAGGAGGAGGCAGATTTGGatacaacaacaataacacaAGAATGCAGTGTCAACTATGTGGAAGGATGGGTCATGTGGTATGGAACTGCTATCATAGGTTTGATCAGTCTTTCAACCCTAATTCTGGAAACCCTAACTCATCTTCTCAGTCTCCCTACCTTAATGCTCAACCTCCACCACCCCCTTCCAGTTTCCATCAACCAACTGCATATCTCACAGGCTCTTCCTCCTCCATAAGTGATGCTGCCTGGCTTGCAGATTCTGGTGCGAGCCATCACTTGACCCCCGATCCATCCAATTTGCTAACTTCCACTGTGAGCAACAATGACTCCGATCAAGTGTATGTAGGTAATGGGTCAGGTATTGCCATTCAAAACTATGGTTCTTCAATTTTGCATGATCCATATGCTAATGTAACTTTTCGATTACAAAATTTACTCCATGTACCCCAAATTTCCCAAAATCTGCTTAGCGTTTCTA
Encoded here:
- the LOC112749638 gene encoding large ribosomal subunit protein eL15z: MGAYKYVSELWRKKQSDVMRFLQRVRCWEYRQQPSIVRVTRPTRPDKARRLGYKAKQGYVVYRVRVRRGGRKRPVPKGIVYGKPTNQGVTQLKFQRSKRSVAEERAGRKLGGLRVLNSYWVNEDSTYKYFEIIMVDVAHAAIRNDPRINWLCNPVHKHRELRGLTSAGKSNRGLRGKGHLYHKNRPSRRATWKRNNTLSLRRYR